The Rhododendron vialii isolate Sample 1 chromosome 1a, ASM3025357v1 region CTCTGTTTCCATGCATAGCGCGCGTACCACGCTTGTTATTGTTATTGGGAATTTCGAGTACCTGTTCCGACAGGAATTACGACATCTGCTTTCTCTGGTAGGCGCCCAACGGTCACTGCACTCTGAAGAATCACCACAACTTGcataattttatttaaataaattacTACCAGAAGATAGAAATTGAAGAACTTACTGAAGCTATTTCAAATGCACCCGGCATTGAGACCTTAAAACCTATGTGTCTTGAGTCACCATCACCTATATAGCACCAATTCTAAtataagcatcatatattgctaTGACTAAAACGTACATACCTTACTAAAgagataagaagaagaagacaggGTTGGCCGGGTGGTCAAGGCCTGACTGAGGGATTTGCTTCCTCCTAAGGTCGAGGTTCGCAACTCTCTCAGGTGCTATTAATAACACCTCCTTTGGGGCTATTCGATACGGAGCTTTGCTTCTACTTCAGTTGGGCTTCCCGCAAGTGAGTGGTGGGATTGGACCCCAAGAATAGATGAGACTAGATCAGTTCTGTTGGAGCACCTTGTGAGTCATGTTAAGGCTCATTTCGATGATCagacttatttattttcttagaGTTCGCCGAAAGCATCAATCATACCAAAATCATGTCGATCGCGTAATTCGATCCAGTATGATTTCGATACAcatttatcttttaaactatAGCGAAAATACAAAGTTtaatgtatttttgtttttggccaATTGTATAAATTTAGAGGGAAAAACTTACCTGCAGGTTCAAGAAGCCATCTTTCTGCATCATTTGTTTCTGCAGCAGTAGTACTGGTCTCAGCCCCAGCCTCAGAAGCATAAATGGCACCAACGTTCCTCTGAATATTTATCGGTCCGGTTTCATACACACTGCAATATTGTAGTTTACCTATGGGTATATTTTTCGATACTAGAGAGGGCAGGAGGTAACAATGAGTGCAAGATTTTGAGtagaagaagagagaggaagaacaGCTCTGAGGGTTTGGAATTTTAGCTCTGCAAAGAGGATACTGGCCTCCTCCTACAGATACTTGCATTTTTTGGGGTGGAAGAAGATTAGATAGAAGTTGCTCTTAACTTCACACTGTGTGGCAATGAAACTGTGACCTTTTGATCTTCAATTCATATGTGGCTTGTGTGTGGGTGGATAGAGGGAGAGGGCTATTTTTGATTGACGTTTGGTGTATGTGGCTTCCATTTAATGCTCTGATTGGGGATTTTGGATAACAAAATCTTGACTCTTGTTTTGTGTTGGGGTTTGGTTGGGGAAAATGGGTTCGGGTGAAGCTCCTAAAAGTCTAGGCTTACCTCACAAGTTTACCGCACATGTTTACCACGAGTGTGGGTTTCATTTCTGGTGtcataaaaatattaaaacatattcataaattttaaaataatttttttatgaaattttgtaaaaaatcatctttatTGAACATCGGTAAGTATTTTTTCTAAATTCGTAAGAGCGAAATTGAGTAgttaatattttagaatttatgggtatttttctgtattttgtgAGACCTAAGGTGAGCCCCACCCGCGTGCGATAGACATGTGCGGTGACTGTAGCACTGCTGCATCAATAATGCTATGGACACTCCTCTGCATCAAACCTTGCACATGTGGCATGCCAACTCAGCAAGTGGGGCCTTTCCTCTTCCTCTCACTCCCAGAAACCCTAATGCAAGCAACCATAGCCGCCGCCCATCACCACTACCACACACCTCGACCAATAAATGTATGTTTGACTCTCTTTTTTGGATGGCAATGTCAGAAACTTCGTTCTGACTACTCTTTAGGGTTTCGTTTAGTATAAACTATCTAGCTCAGACGCCTTGAGGTTCTCGGGACGACTgataaaatatcaaaaaatcaaatcaaatttaaaTGAGAAATAATCTACTGTAGTAAAAAAATGAACCTATTTTATGAAACAAATTTACGTAAGTGTTCCCctctttcaatatttttatttggttCAACTTAGattatctttttttcttctgtttgatAAATTAGATTTTattgaaccaaaccaaaagagGAACACAGGGGCATAACCAAGAAACAGAAATACAAGGAAAACAATGGCCAACCACGGACCGAAAGCAAGCAATATAACCACGCTCCTAAAACCTAGCTTAAcagccaaaaaaacaaaacaacaaaaacaatcaAGAGGAGAACACCTTAAAAGAAATGTGCCATTCACTACAGATATATCAACCTATTATGGTCATCTTAATTTCTCAACATGCCTCCAAGTATCTTAAATTCTCAGCAGTAGTTAAGCAAGAGTTATTGAAAGTTCGATTATTCCTCACCCTGCAAGTGATATATATACAGCAGCAGCCACGGCCAACCTGTAAATGTCAAGGAGAATACATACATACTATGTAAAGGTATGAGTGTACACAGAGTCAATCCTGAGCTAAAATTTGTGTTGCAAGCGCTTTATTCctccaaaattttttgaatttcaggAGACCCTCTTTAATAGTCCAACAAAAATGcttcctttttaatttttgctttaaaCCCCTGAAAAGTCATAGCTGGGCTCTGAAAGTACAACAGTAGGGACTTTAGATAGTTCCAAGTTATATTATTATCTTTTCTAGAACTTGAATGTTATTTTCGGGATTAAACAATGAGAACATGTACAAGTTGGTAGTGTCCATCTACTCTATCCTTGTTGGTTGTAgattccaaaatatgttcccttGTTTTGCTCGTTTATCTGTGTTGCATCTTGGGTCCTACTTGCGGATCAAGTTGTATTTAGTACAGCCTAATGTAAGAAGACTAACCAGGCCTAAGGGCCCTGATTTTAGGTAAAGTTTGAGGCCCGGAAGCAACTGGGCGGGTGGATTACCCTTAAGAGTCGGTTCTGACTTGTCAGTGAGCTTAAAAGCTTGGTGATAACCTCAAAGAAAAGTGTGATAAATTTCGTTATAGATTCACCTATATGATATTATAAGTTTAGACATGCCATatgaaaattttacttttgtacCTGAATCCCATATTGTTCCTCCcaatttaaagaaagaaattatagACCACAAGGTCGCGTTCTTACGAATCGATTTTTCAATCCGAGACCAATCGTTTTGTGAAACTAGAGTAAGATTTAGAGCAACTTTGAAgggtttattattattattattattattattattattttatcaatttCTCAAAAGGCAAAACCATTTTATTTGTCCATAAAATAGAGAAACATGGATGCAAAATAGGACACATTCATAGGTGCTTAGAATTTACCAAAGAGCATTTTGAAAAAGCTTAAAATAAACTAgcgaattttattttatttttttcccatcaCGAATTGGGTAATTTTTACTCCAGAAGAGTGGAGCCTCGTGAAAGACCAATTTTTCAAGCCCATCGAAAATAATTAATGGGCTTTGACAATTGTTGAAGGGTTTCCCTTTAGGTCTGAAAATTGAGCTTTCTTGGCCCACTTTCTTCAATGATTATTTTGGGCTTTCTTGGCCCACTTTCTTCAAGGATTCTTTTGGGCTTCTCTTGATAGTCCTACGGGCTGATTTTGGTTGGGTTAAGCTGGGCAGAAACCAGAGACTCAATATATTGATCTTGGTACTTTATTGTTATGAGTAATTTAATTTTAACAAATAATCTTTTTACGTgtttgaaaaatcaaagaaattttaaGGGGTAATATTATACATTAAcatgaataaagaaaaactttcaaattaataaaaaaggaAGGTGCAAAAATCACCATCCGATATGCAGGGCTGGCCCTGATATGTTGGGAATCCAAGGGGAAGTTAAGAAAATGAGGCCATTTAATGTATGGGGAtctaattttcacactctcatTTTGGTCTTGTAGTGGGTGAATTTATGAAACTATCCCTCAAAGCGATAAAACTTTCACAAAAAGCATAAAGTATTTCGTAAGTTCACAcagtaaaagacaaaaaaggtaGTGTCATTTGTTAAAAAAACGGGTGTGAAACtcattttccttatcaattttacaaacaaaatgatAGAAAGATAAGTCgactttaaaaagaaaaattattagtATTCAACAAGATACGACTATAAAAGGATACTTCATTACAAAATTTAAAACAATCACTTAAAAAGTCACTcgattttcttccatttttagTGGCAAAAGTACTTACTATACTTGTATATTCAAATTTTCACTTATTTGACATGCTCAATTTAACTGTATAAACCTAGATCTAATGACTACTACACAACTTTTCAGACCCCTCATTTTAGCAAAATTTTGGAGAACGTCTTGCTAGCCTTTACTTAGGGGCCTGTACTGCCTATTTGAAGTATTTACTACTTATAACTAACCTAACCATGAGAAATATTCaggttttttatttgatcaccGAGAAATATTCGGGTCAAAAAAAATCTTAGGTTGCCGATTAAAACACAAAACCATTTTTGGTTTGTCAAAATATATGAACAATATGTGGGTGCAAATTCATCAAACATTACAAGAAACATGCTCGGATGGAAGCCCGGCTATCGGTTTTCCAGCCGTTTGTGAGGGTCGAATCGACGGTTTCTTGGCAGCCTCTTGTGGGATCCGGTGGCTCGTGGGTGTCGCGGCGGTGTAGGCAGTTGGGTCATGGTCTAGGTGTGTGGTTGTGGCGGTGGCGGCGGGTGTGGTGGGGTTCTGGGGCTGTCTGAGTTTTGGGGTGTTAGGGTTTAGTCTGGTCCTTTTGGGCCAGACCTTGGTGTTGGGCTGAATTGTAAATCTATGCTTTTGGCCTTTTGGGTTTCGCGCTTTATTGTTTAATTTGGACATTTTGAGGTCCATGAggtgttttggattttgtcccaATAGGTGTTTCTTCCAATTTTATGTTGGATTTCCCTTTCCCTcccccaacttgatgtacccttgtcaagtttcttaataaaactttgttgcctatcaaaaaaaaaaaaaaaatgcttggatatatagttttttttttatcttgctCGGATATATAGTTCATCTATTAGCTAGTGCATCACAATATTGTAGTTTGTTGAGCTATGTCACACAACATGATCATGTTGTTGAGCCACATCGCATTGCGTTGCGTATATAGGAGTCGAATCTCATATCAAAGGCTTtttgaggagaaatttttgggtgccggatGAATATCACGTGGTGTTTGAGTAGTCCATTAggcacttttggacggcccagatcaAAATACAATCTCTCCtttcaccccaccactctctttcctctttctctctccttgttttctctccaaatccaagccgtccaaaatcaaaatagatTACTCGGATGCGCTGCTTGGGTACCACGTGGTTTCCGCTCAgcaacccaaaaatttctcctttttgAGGCCCAAATTGTCAGGCAACTATCATTGGATAGGGTTGAGGACCACTTGTGCTTTATCACATGCACTTGGACGACTTCGTTCTTTGATGCACCATCCCCACATGACATAGTACTGACAAGTAACCTTTTCACAAGTATCGATCATTTCCAGTTGAGGTGTTTTATCGCCGTTACATTGGCGAAGACACTCTAGCAACGAGTAAAGACCAAATTAGGACCTAAGAAACAGAACATAGCGTACTatttcacaaaacaaaaaatacacaattacTATGCTATCGCCAGAAGATAAATGTCAACAAGAGGTCTAGGGACGCCGACACGAACAAAGGCCAACAAAGACCTAAGGAACAGAGTACAGCGTGGAAAATGTGTATGCAACGATACAAGAAAACATAAACCAATACAGCAAAacaacataaacataaaaactaCGACTAAACTACGTGCTTCTCCGACCCAAACCGCAACTGTTGAAGTCGCCACACATCAAGCAAACCTAAAACAGATGGCCATGGACTGTGTGCAAAGGCCAAACCCTGAGAACAAACCGCTAGTCGGATCGCGCCCATTTTTAACGGCGGCCATGAAAATGTGAGGTGCTTTCTTTGATAGTaaatcaattaaccaaaatcaagtttaatttttcaatttcactACCTTCTTAATTTTCTCGAATTTCTATTTGAAGCCATCGACATTGGATGATAATGAACTGTTAGAGCGGACCGGGGTAGACACTACTTTTATTTTTGAGCTACGCAGCTGAGCCGCGCATATTAATTCACATTTTCTTCTACATTGATAGTCCTTAAAAAGTCCGTAATCGAAACAGAGCATTGATGATCTGTTGCTAAGGAGGACTAGATGTACAATGGAGTTTTCTGTGCCTAATTCAAGCATGTCATTTTCAGGTTCCTTGTATTTCAGTACTACGTACTTGTGCAAATGGTGTCAGCAATTTAAGGTTGATTCAAAGAAGTTCATCCTAACTGACAGCTGATCTATGCAAACATGTATATATTATGATTATCCATTACATTGTTAGTTTGGCAGAGGAACTTTAGATCGAGTTATGGTCCAGGCATGGGCTCGAGGGAAAGTCATTTGAGCAGTGATGGCAAAGAACTCATCATCATGTGTTTTTAGGACATTATGTCGTTTTTCGATAGTTGGTCGTTCGGGGCAATTTACCCGGATCTTGACTGATCCCG contains the following coding sequences:
- the LOC131303759 gene encoding uncharacterized protein LOC131303759 isoform X3; translated protein: MQVSVGGGQYPLCRAKIPNPQSCSSSLFFYSKSCTHCYLLPSLVSKNIPIGKLQYCSVYETGPINIQRNVGAIYASEAGAETSTTAAETNDAERWLLEPAVSGVHARIEKKDGVLLVTDLDSTNGTFIGEKRLKPGVAAPMSSGSYITFGDTNLAIFRVSKLENAEVPGKSEESEAKTEDSSVTTG
- the LOC131303759 gene encoding uncharacterized protein LOC131303759 isoform X1; this encodes MQVSVGGGQYPLCRAKIPNPQSCSSSLFFYSKSCTHCYLLPSLVSKNIPIGKLQYCSVYETGPINIQRNVGAIYASEAGAETSTTAAETNDAERWLLEPAGDGDSRHIGFKVSMPGAFEIASSAVTVGRLPEKADVVIPVGTVSGVHARIEKKDGVLLVTDLDSTNGTFIGEKRLKPGVAAPMSSGSYITFGDTNLAIFRVSKLENAEVPGKSEESEAKTEDSSVTTG
- the LOC131303759 gene encoding uncharacterized protein LOC131303759 isoform X2, which translates into the protein MQVSVGGGQYPLCRAKIPNPQSCSSSLFFYSKSCTHCYLLPSLVSKNIPIGKLQYCSVYETGPINIQRNVGAIYASEAGAETSTTAAETNDAERWLLEPIGDGDSRHIGFKVSMPGAFEIASSAVTVGRLPEKADVVIPVGTVSGVHARIEKKDGVLLVTDLDSTNGTFIGEKRLKPGVAAPMSSGSYITFGDTNLAIFRVSKLENAEVPGKSEESEAKTEDSSVTTG